TCCAATATTTAGGGTTTTTCTCAATGATGAGGAGGTAATAAAGGAAAGTACCGTAGTTTGGAAGTATTTCCTCACTTCTGTTCCCTTCTTCAACGGCATTTTTGTTGTGGTAAACAATGTGTTTAGGGCATCTGGGCATACTAAGAAAAGCATGGCGTTGGGAATTCTACGGCTTTGGGGGTTGAGGATTCCGCTTAGCTATGTTTTGGGTTATACCCTGTTGGGATCTTCCATAGGTGTTTTTCTGGGCATGGGTCTTAGTAACGTTATTGCTGGATTATTCGCTTTTGTCTGGTTCCTTAAAGGAAGCTGGATGAAGAGGATTATAGACTGACTTCTTTGAAACGAAGACTATTGGGAATTATATTAGTTACCTATAATCATTGCGAAGAGAAGTCCAAAGGATAAGGGAGTAGATGCTCAATAGAGTGTTGAGAAAATTGTCTGCCTGTAGAGCAAATGACTTTTTATGGTCAAGTTATGTATGCAAGAGTAGAATACTTTGAATAGAACTCTAAGCAATTCGTTTGGTGCAATTACTATTTCATGTAATCTTCTAGAAGATTAATGAATGCAATGCCTGGAAGCACTAATTTTTGTTGTATTATTTGTTCCTAGATGTTAATTGCCTTAATTCTCTCACTTTTAGGTTCAACCAAAAACTTTATAAATCAAACATACATATGTAATATTGAAGTTACATATGAAGAGGTGAACCAACATGTGGAAGAAGATATTGGGATTTGGGTTCCTTGTGCTAGCCCTGTTCGGACTGGTGCTTGGAGGTGTGGCTGCATATAGAGGGGTGCCAGGGACCAACCCGGAGGCACCGCAGGTATACCAGGAGGATTACACGAGCTACTACGCACCACTGAGCGACGAAGAGGCCAGCGGGTTAATCTATATGGTCGAGGAGGAGAAGCTCGCGAGGGACGTCTACCTAACGCTCCACAACGAGACGGGATTGACGGTCTTTGAGATGATAGCCGAGAGCGAGCAGAGCCACATGGACGCCGTGCTGTCGCTGATCGATAAGTACAACCTAACCGCACCGGGCACGCTTGACCAGGTCGGCGTCTTTGAGAACCCAGAGCTCCAGGCTCTCTACGACCAGCTGATAGAGCAGGGAAGCCAGAGCACCGTTGATGCACTCAAAGTCGGGGCGCTCATAGAGGAAACCGACATCAAGGACCTTGAGGAGTGGATCGCCAAGACCGACAACGAGGACATAGCAAGGGTTTACAGCAACCTCATGGCCGGAAGCGAGAACCACCTAAGGGCTTTCGTGAGGAACCTGGAGGCAGAGGGGGTTGAGTACACCGCTCAGGTGCTTCCCCAGGAGCAGGTTGACGAAATAATGGCTGGAGAAACTGGCCACAGCGGACACGGTAAGATGATGGCGGGAGAAAATCACAGCCACATGAAGGGTAAGGAAGGTGACAGGATGGCAAAGGAACAGAGAGGGAAAATGGGCGGAAGGATAAAGGGCAACGGAGACGAGAAAGGCACCCACGAACATGGAAAAAGCGGCAACGGTGAAGGGAACAAGTCCATGAGGGGCTACGGCAGCGGGGACTGCCTAATACAGGCTGAGGGAGCCTGAAGGAGGTAAGAAAATGAGTGAGTCCATAACGACAATCCTGAACTTCGTATTAAAGCTCATCAAGGGGGCTCAGCGCCCCCAGCCCTCACCGGCTATCCACAGAGAGGAGGATAAAAGGGATGGGGCCGATTGATGCAGGAAGAAACGAGATTGGCCTCGTGGTTGGCCTTATAGTGATCGCCGCGGTGATGGTGGTTGGATACCTTATCGCGAGAGGCTCTTTCCGGGAGGAGGAAATAGAGGAGTGTGATGAAGAATGAGAGTCCCGAGATGGTTTAAACCAACCCTCGACCTGCTCCTGCTCTTTGATTTTATCATCGAAGCCCTTTCGGGGATAGCCCTCTACCTCGCGCCAAGCGGGAGAATTGCGAGGGAGGAGCTCTGGACTTTCCTCGGCCTCGGCAAAGAGGCATGGGAAGGGCTCCACATATACTTCGGCTTCGCCATGGTCGCGCTGGTGGCGCTCCACCTCTTCGTCAACTTCAGCCCGATGGTGTGCATGCTGAGAAACATCGTCACCAACAGAAAGGAGCGGAAGGTAAACTGGAGGAACATATCTGCCCTAATAGCTCTTTCGGTGCTCTTCGTTGGTGGGGGAATAATCTACGCCCTAATGAGGGGATGAAGATGAAAAGGAAAGCAATCTTTGGGTTGCTCAGCCTTTTGATTATCCTCGTCGTTGCGAGGAGGAGTATTCTGAGATAGTCGGCTCCAACTAACGAAAGGCTTTTATCCTTTCTTCCCCTTTTCCTTCTGTAAGACATTGATTGCATATGCAGTCTAAAAGTGATGGTCATGGTGCGGAGCGTTGACGAACTTGTGGCCCTCGGAGAGGCCCTCGGCAATCCCGTGAGGGTTAGAATACTTAAACTCCTCTGCCAGAAGGAGTGGTACGTCTATGAGCTGGCCAAGGAGCTGGGCATCTCAAGGCAGCTCCTCTATCTCCACCTCAAGAAGCTCGAAAAGGCCGACCTCGTCGAGAGCGAGCTACGCCTTGAGCCCGACGACCCGAGGGCCAAGAAGTACTACCGCGCAAAGCAGTTTAGAGTGGTTATAGACAACGAAACGATAAAGAGCCTGGAGGAATGAAACATGCCGTGGGGAGGTGGGCAGATGGCAACCCCAAGTGGGTGGATAAGCATAACCCTTGGTCTTATACTCTTGGTGGTTTTCATATTCGCGTTCTATCAGATGAACAAAACGTTAAACGAAATGAAGTTTGAGCTGGAGAAGCTCAGGAACACCCTTGAGGAGACTAGGAAGAACACCGAGGAAGTTAAGAAGAAGCTCGAAGAGGTCTGAGAATTCCCAAGTCATGTATCTCTGAGGCTGTTATAGGCTTCTATTTGTATGCTATATCTTTTGTTTATTTTCGAAAATTTCTTAATCCTTGAGAGAAAGCCGGACAAGATAATTCTGGATGAAAGCCGAAACATCA
This region of Thermococcus alcaliphilus genomic DNA includes:
- a CDS encoding DUF2202 domain-containing protein, which produces MWKKILGFGFLVLALFGLVLGGVAAYRGVPGTNPEAPQVYQEDYTSYYAPLSDEEASGLIYMVEEEKLARDVYLTLHNETGLTVFEMIAESEQSHMDAVLSLIDKYNLTAPGTLDQVGVFENPELQALYDQLIEQGSQSTVDALKVGALIEETDIKDLEEWIAKTDNEDIARVYSNLMAGSENHLRAFVRNLEAEGVEYTAQVLPQEQVDEIMAGETGHSGHGKMMAGENHSHMKGKEGDRMAKEQRGKMGGRIKGNGDEKGTHEHGKSGNGEGNKSMRGYGSGDCLIQAEGA
- a CDS encoding DUF4405 domain-containing protein, whose amino-acid sequence is MRVPRWFKPTLDLLLLFDFIIEALSGIALYLAPSGRIAREELWTFLGLGKEAWEGLHIYFGFAMVALVALHLFVNFSPMVCMLRNIVTNRKERKVNWRNISALIALSVLFVGGGIIYALMRG
- a CDS encoding ArsR/SmtB family transcription factor, with the translated sequence MVRSVDELVALGEALGNPVRVRILKLLCQKEWYVYELAKELGISRQLLYLHLKKLEKADLVESELRLEPDDPRAKKYYRAKQFRVVIDNETIKSLEE